One part of the Arabidopsis thaliana chromosome 1 sequence genome encodes these proteins:
- the AGL92 gene encoding AGAMOUS-like 92 (AGAMOUS-like 92 (AGL92); FUNCTIONS IN: DNA binding, sequence-specific DNA binding transcription factor activity; INVOLVED IN: regulation of transcription, DNA-dependent; LOCATED IN: nucleus; CONTAINS InterPro DOMAIN/s: Transcription factor, MADS-box (InterPro:IPR002100); BEST Arabidopsis thaliana protein match is: AGAMOUS-like 86 (TAIR:AT1G31630.1); Has 2313 Blast hits to 2290 proteins in 309 species: Archae - 0; Bacteria - 3; Metazoa - 438; Fungi - 19; Plants - 1702; Viruses - 0; Other Eukaryotes - 151 (source: NCBI BLink).): protein MRTKTKLVLIPDRHFRRATFRKRNAGIRKKLHELTTLCDIKACAVIYSPFENPTVWPSTEGVQEVISEFMEKPATERSKTMMSHETFLRDQITKEQNKLESLRRENRETQLKHFMFDCVGGKMSEQQYGARDLQDLSLFTDQYLNQLNARKKFLTEYGESSSSVPPLFDVAGANPPVVADQAAVTVPPLFAVAGANLPVVADQAAVTVPPLFAVAGANLPVVADQAAVNVPTGFHNMNVNQNQYEPVQPYVPTGFSDHIQYQNMNFNQNQQEPVHYQALAVAGAGLPMTQNQYEPVHYQSLAVAGGGLPMSQLQYEPVQPYIPTVFSDNVQYQHMNLYQNQQEPVHYQALGVAGAGLPMNQNQYEPVQPYVPTGFSDHFQFENMNLNQNQQEPVQYQAPVDFNHQIQQGNYDMNLNQNMKHAHIPFMDGNYYNYHQPPTVGLTSTGHMPSTTTTTTNNNNNNNV, encoded by the exons atgaGGACGAAGACTAAGTTAGTACTCATACCTGATAGACACTTTCGGAGAGCCACATTCAGGAAGAGGAATGCAGGGATAAGGAAGAAACTCCACGAGCTGACAACTCTCTGTGACATCAAAGCATGTGCGGTAATCTACAGTCCGTTCGAGAATCCAACGGTGTGGCCGTCAACCGAAGGTGTTCAAGAGGTGATTTCGGAGTTCATGGAGAAGCCGGCGACAGAACGGTCCAAGACGATGATGAGTCATGAGACTTTCTTGCGGGACCAAATcaccaaagaacaaaacaaactagAGAGTCTACGTCGTGAAAACCGAGAAACTCAGCTTAAGcattttatgtttgattgcGTTGGAGGCAAGATGAGTGAGCAACAGTATGGTGCAAGGGACCTTCAAGATTTAAGTCTTTTTACTGATCAATATCTTAATCAGCTTAATGCCAGGAAGAAGTTCCTTACAGAATATGgtgagtcttcttcttctgttcctCCTCTGTTTGATGTTGCGGGTGCCAATCCTCCTGTTGTTGCAGATCAAGCTGCGGTAACTGTTCCTCCTTTGTTTGCTGTTGCGGGTGCCAATCTTCCTGTTGTTGCTGATCAAGCTGCGGTAACTGTTCCTCCTCTGTTTGCTGTTGCGGGTGCCAATCTTCCTGTTGTTGCAGATCAAGCTGCGGTTAATGTTCCTACTGGATTTCATAACATGAATGTGAACCAGAATCAGTATGAGCCGGTTCAGCCCTATGTCCCTACTGGTTTTAGTGATCATATTCAATATCAGAATATGAACTtcaatcaaaaccaacaagAGCCGGTTCATTACCAGGCTCTTGCTGTTGCGGGTGCCGGTCTTCCTATGACTCAGAATCAGTATGAGCCCGTTCACTACCAGAGTCTTGCTGTCGCGGGTGGCGGTCTTCCTATGAGTCAGTTGCAGTATGAGCCGGTTCAGCCTTATATCCCTACTGTTTTTAGTGATAATGTTCAATATCAGCATATGAATTTGtatcaaaatcaacaagagCCGGTTCACTACCAAGCTCTTGGTGTTGCAGGTGCCGGTCTTCCTATGAATCAGAATCAGTATGAGCCGGTTCAGCCCTATGTCCCTACTGGTTTTAGTGATCATTTTCAGTTTGAGAATAtgaatttgaatcaaaatcaacaggAGCCGGTTCAATACCAAGCTCCTGTTGATTTTAATCATCAGATTCAACAAGGAAACTATGATATGAATTTGAACCAGAATATGA AGCATGCACACATCCCTTTCATGGACGGAAACTACTACAACTACCACCAGCCACCAACCGTTGGTCTTACTTCCACCGGTCACATGccttccaccaccaccaccaccaccaacaacaacaacaacaacaatgtgTGA